Within the Musa acuminata AAA Group cultivar baxijiao chromosome BXJ2-9, Cavendish_Baxijiao_AAA, whole genome shotgun sequence genome, the region cgacctcttcacctctttaataggggtcgacttatgtaggttttacatgaatgtccctctcaattaggactctcccagctagagtcctaacagattcacAACATGAGTGAGATGATAATAAATTTCTAGCTTAAGGTTTCACTGTGTATGCACAATTTATTAATCCGGGACTACCTCAAGGTCCTCTCAAAACTCTAGGAACTTGAAACAAGCTTCTTTAATATGACTTTAAATGATTCCACCAAATTTTATCTCCACTGTATAAAAAAATTCATTCTCCATCTAAATAAACCCAAATGCCATCCTCAACCATTTGTAGATCCCTCCTTTTGGTATAATCCGCCCACTTCTATCATTCCATGATGGAAAGAGCGACAAATGTGATTTCTTGGTGCCAAAACCTTAAACAAAATATCATTTATTAAGAGGCAAATGGACACAGCCTTACCCCTACAACCAGAGGGGAAACCCTGATAACCCAGGTTGCAAACCCTACGTCTTCTTTAAATTACAAGTGCATCACCCAAAAACCAAAACCATCAAATACAACTTTCCTCGTCTCCAATTTGAAGAATTACTGTCCAGGCATGGTCAAAACTGGTAGCTCCAATCCATCCCGGATTAAGTCAACTATTAGTGCTCACATAACACAGAGGAGGAGGCAATTGTCAAGATtcgagaaaagaaaataaagaagtaGAACTTACTCCGGCGCTTCGATTTCCAGAGTCGACATGATCGAACTCCACGGAGATAACCGAGCCCTAACGATCAAAACTCTGGTCGAACCTCAGCCCAATCGAACAAGGTGCGGAACAGAGATCAGTTCGATCAAATAGGGTTCGGGATCCCCTCGTCCTAGCCCAGACAGCTCGCGTCCGGCTCGTTAGATGCTCAACAATCCCTTAAACGGCAATGCATCATCGTGGAACGCCGCAGCTCTGCGTCGTCGCTAGGCGGCGACAGCGAAGGACGAACTGTAGTGGCAGCGACGGCAGAGGAGGGAGTCAGCAGCGGTGACCTGGAGTCAGAGGATAGCCAACGGTGGTAGAAGAGGGCGGCCCCCTGGCAACTCCGGCGTAGAAGAGCCGGTGAGAAGGACACGATAGATTCGACCAAAGCAGGATTTTTTCTCCCTTTTAATGAGGAACGtatttttccttcttctttatAAGGATAAATGCCTCTCACCGTTGGATTTAAATCAACGGCCGAAACTTATTGGACATACTCCTTCAGCTCTACGTGGGCCGACCGGTTTGGTTAGAGGCCCAACACAATTTATTGGACCGTCGGCTCACGGCCAGAAGAGGGATATTGTCCGGTCGAGGGTCGAGCCACATGGGCCAACCCGGCCCAACATTAGACATTATTGGACCGTCAACTTGCTTGACCAATATGCCCTTTCTAATGACTACAAATTACATCAGTTTTTCTCAAATCTATCTATTCTCATCTCCATTTATACACATCATTCTTTATATATCCATTGTCTCAAATTAACAAAGCGAATACTATATATTACTTAGGAAATTGAATGACAGCACAATAGAACGGTAAGCTGTGATGATCAAAATCATGTTTACTGATTCCGACAAAGTTCACCAACCAATCTAAACATTTACACCTGAAAGATCCACAAAGATAAGTTTTGGAAAGTTTGACCATGGAATAGACGCAGGTAGTCAACGTTTACCCAACAACCACAGCCTTGTGTGGTTGACTTCAGTTTTGTCCATGTCTGAACCCAGTGGTCTCATGAAACATGGTGAGGTTGCAACTTCCGTGCAGTTTCTTCCCAAAACCCTAACCAGGCTTGCATCTTCTCATATTACCCTGCAGAGTCTTTCTACTTGCATGTGCTGTGTATGTAGCTCTGATGTCGCCATACTTTGTTTGACTGTGTGTTCTTGAGTTGTTTATGTGAGGATGAAGGTACGACATTGTGGTCAGCTGGAAGAAGCTCATGATCAATATGGTTGCACAGTATCCAAATCTGCATTGTTTTTTAGGCATATTACAAGGTCCAAGATACTTGGCAACTGCTGATCCAGTagatttgtcaatgcatttagcttGATGTTGGCATGGATTTGAGCATTCTGGTATTTGACTTTTGGCAATCTAAAGAAAAAGGGAATAAAAGTGTTGTTTCTTATATATTTTGATTGGCATACCAGTTGAACAGCTTTTCCAATTACCAATGGCAGGAAGTCATATGGTTATGCTGCACACAGCCAATTCCATCTTGATGGGATAAGGTTTCAAATAGTTCCtttatgatacaaatagattgaaAACAATTACAAGACAATAATAGGTCAATACTTTACACCCAAACCTTCAATTGTTTAAGGATGCAAATTAGCAAGGTCAGATAGCACTTCAAAAAGTCTTCATAGACTTCTTGTACCCAAAAATAAAGTTGTATCAAACCAATTGAGCAGAAGAAAGTATATGTTCCTAATAATTTGAATCATGCAGATTAAAAATGTTTGGTATGGATATCAATATGGCAGTCAATTAAAATTCCAAATCATGTTCAATTTTGACATGGATGATAACAATGAGCTAAGCTTAGTTGTTGTTGTTCATACTGCACCGACGAAATGAGAAGGGAGGGGTTGGGTTTGACCAGCTTCACCACAGTCAATGGGGTGGGGTTGGGCTTAAAGCTGTGGGTGGGTGGACTTTTGAATGGCCTTGCTTTGGTGGTGTGGAGAGTTAGGAACGCGTCAAACTTTTAGTCCTCGCTTCATCGGTCTTCTCCCCTCTCTCGCCTCGCATCCCTTTGAAGCCCTCTCCTGACGCCGTCGCCAGTCGAAAGATCTCATCTTGGCCGACCGGTCGATCTAATTTAAGCCGCAATCCTCGCTCCTGACGGGTATGTTCTTGCTGTTTGGTGGTCCAAAGGTTGGAGCTTTTTGGTCTTTCCGATCGATTAATCGTTTTCCGACGCGGTTGTGACCTGATTCTTCCTTGTTTCGTGTTGTTTTGGCGTTTTATTCCTCTGTTCCTTGGTATTTTGCTCTTGGTTTGGTGAATTCGGTGTAAAGATGGTTCCTTTTCGATTTCAGAGTTTCTTGTTGCATTGGGGCTCCTGCTGCGGTCAAAATCGGATCAGATTTTGGGGTTCTTGGTGTGATgcgccatttaattccgctgattTATAGTTCACGTCTTGCTGTATGAGAAGAAAGAGGCGGAATTGAGTTAGTACAGAAAGGTTGGTACCATGGGGGTGTTTTGCTCGAAGATGGCTGTGGTAGATAGATCGCCTAGTGAGATCACCTTACAAAATGGATTTGGAGGCCAGTATGCGTTTCCTTATGAGACTCATGGGAAGGGGCAGGGCATTTACAAGACCTTGCCACAGGAAGAACCTAAGAAACAGTTAAGTGAAGATCCCTACCCGTTTGCAGCAATGGATGGCTTTGGGATCATTGAATCTGGTGCTGTGGAGCCGAAATTGTCCAGGGCTTCTTCACAGAAATCTAAAACCACTATGGAAAAGCCAACAGCCTCTGGAAAATCTGGGACAACCAAGGCAAGTATTTTCTTGCATTATAACCGAAAAGAAAAGGtcttttcttttgataattcTTTTGTTCGTGCTAGCACGTTAGGTTACATCATGTTAACTGGCATCGAATTAACATAATGCCCCATGTGTTTGTGTGCATTTGCCGTAGATGCTATTTATGGTCTATTTAGTGGGCAATCCAATCCCATTCTTATTCTGGTGCTGCTAAAAGTTTGTAAACAATGATTAATTATGGCCTCAAAATCCACCTAATGTTAATAACTAGTGTGCACGCAAGAATGTTTGGAAGCTATCAAATATCAACTTAAGAATCATGAAGAACTCATGCTATTTCATTTATGCTGATTATGGCATTGCCAAAGTCTATGTTCCTAGTGGTTGTGTTTTGACAAGTTTGTTCCTGCTTTCCATTGAAGAAGCTCTTACATAATAGAATATGTATAAACCGTCTTCTCGATGATCTTCTAGCGTAATAATAACATTTGTTTTGGTCTACTTAACCAATACAGAGACATTTCACAAGATGCaaccagattttttttttcttttcttataaatgAAACTGTTAAGAGGAAATTAATGAAACAACATAAGTTCAGGTCCTGTAACGTTGAGCAGAGAGAAATAAGGAATTCTCATCAGTTCATAGTTTCATGGATCAATTTCATTTCAGGGGGTTCttctgcttgaattttttttctcattaataATGCTTTACTTGAATTTTCGGAAAGTAATATGTATTCTTTGTGTGGGCCATTGTCATACATGATTACAATGGTAATGGCCAAATGAGAAACTAAAGCACCTAGGAGAGAAGCTAAATAACAAAAGAGTCATGGCACTGAATCATCAGCAAAAGGAAATAATACCTGTTGTGCACCAAGCTAGTCCCTATTGCCGGAACATGGCTAGTAAAAGATCAATGCCCTTTATATTTAGAAACTCATAAGTATCAAGTTAAGGTTGTACAAATTCTTCTCTCCTTTTGTTTCCAGCATTTCATGCCTTTGATGATGCACCCAGCCTCTGGTTTAGGATATCAGACCTGCATATATTACTTTCcttttgcatattagatcagtCTCATGTGCACAGTTTAGGAGTGAGTATTTTGCTAGAAGCCAACATTAGAATATATCTTTTAGGCCAAGGATTTTCCAAGAACAAGTGGCATACATTAATTTGGTAAAATATGAGAATGGAGAACAGTATGATTCATACCTGATGCAAACATAGTTACACAGTTAGCACATAGACAAAAACTAGAAGAGTTCATACTGATGAGAACATAGTTGCATGATGGCCACAGAGAGAAAGTGACTAGCTGGGAGAATTTTGTGGAGGAgattattttcaaacaaatttagtgagaaaaaaagataaagtatcaaCAAGGATATGATAACCTCTGTCAGTCTACTACAATATCTTAATTGTTTTTAGTTATAGAACAAGTTAGTAACAATATTCATTTTGTTAGTTCGTATACGATCCCCAACTCACCATGCTAATTATAGTAACTATACAGATAGATTGTTGACCTAGCGAAATACTTATTGTGACTGAAATGATGAACTATCTATACTTTTCCAAagtaaaaagaaaacaaatttggAACTCAAATTTCGCATTATATCCCGCCAGCAGCGGGGAAGGTCAAAGTTGCCTTTACAAGTAGGAAGGTGATATTTAACATTCAGTGACACAAATCTTTGGCGCTCAAATCATACCGGAGTAAGCAATCccatttcttgctcttcttaattATGTATGAAGTCCATGTTAATTCTAAAATTTTGATTTGTAGGTTGGTCAATCTGTGAAAGTTCTTGTTATGTATAATTTGTGAAAGTTGTTTGAACATCAATCAGAGATGGGTCATATTATGAACAAAAATAATATACACACTGTTGAAAAGGGGAAGGAATTAATTTTCTTCTAGTGGTCTAAGAGTTCTGCAATTTTTTCTGTGAGATTTAGAACTCGGCAGTTAGGCAGTTGGCATTTGCAACTGTTTTGAAGTAATATATGGAATATGAACATGTGTAGCATATGTAGTCGCTCATATAAATGCACATGACAGAATAATCTGAGATGCAGACCTCAAACAGCCGAGTCAGGGAAAGATTTTGTggtgtttttttcctttttgtcttTATTTTTAATGTGGTTTCTATGGTTGGTTGTTTTAGTGTATAATTTTACTGAAGTAGCTAAGATGTTTATGTGCTTGACTTATTCAATATTAATCTAATAGAATCAGGCATGATTTGACTACTACTTCAATAATTTCGTTTAAGCAAGGCCCATATGAACATTTTCTAAAGTGCTCTGGTTTAGATTCTCCTGCAAAGCATTGGTCATTGATGTTTTCCTTTTTGATTTGTTCCAGGTCTCAGAAGTGAGCTCACTCTTGGGCAGGGCTGGTACCGTTGGACTTGGGAAGGCAGTGAATATGTTGGACATAGTTGGTAGTAGCATGACAAATTTGAACTCTGGGAGTGGCTTTGTCTCAGGGGTCATATCAAAAGGCAACAAGATTTCTATTTTGGCTTTTGAGGTTGCCAACACAATAGTGAAAGGTTCTAATCTCATGCAGTCACTGTCGAGAAAAAATATAAAGCATTTGAAAGAAGTGGTGCTTCCTTCAGAAGGGGTGCAATGCTTAGTTTCTAAAGATATGCTTGAATTATTGAGAATAGCTGCTGCAGACAAAAGGTGAATGATAGACTTAAAACTGTTGCTATGTTAATTTCATAAGTATTTTTCATGAAAAAGAATCTTAGTATTGGTGCTACTCGATTATCATAACTTTAGTTATAAGGTCTTCAACGCATCTTAAAATAAACCTTTGTGTTTCTTGTGTCCATTCAACAGGGAAGAGTTGAAAGTATTTTCTGGGGAGATTATTCGATTTGGAAATCGCTGCAAAGATCCTCAATGGCACAACTTAGAACGCTACTTTGACAAGTAAAACTTGAACATGTCCACATTTGTACATTACTTGACTTTGTTTTATTAGTGTTGAAAAAATCatatttctgcttttcttttcaatTCCAGGTTGGAGTCTGATCTTACACCTCAGCAGAAGCTAAAGGAAACGGCATCAGAGGAAATGGAATACTTGATGACGTTGGTTCATTATACAGCTGTGAGTGCTCGGATATTTGGTAGTTAATGAATGCTGTGAGCCTGTGACTATATTGTTGCTAAAAGTTttgctaattatgaaattttaatgaCTAAATGTGCAATCTGAATTTGAGCTATCGAAAAATGATGATACTCTCGAAGAGTATGGTCAACCATTTAAAATTCACTTTTGATTAAGATGATCTTTAAACTACTGTTGCTGTGCCCTTGATGACATTTTGATGACATGTGCCTATTATGTTAACCATTATCTTTTAAGGAATTTGTTGCATATAATATCTGTtggtttccttctttttcttttccaaatgGCTGATGTTTCCATGATAACTATTCAGCATAATGTGGATTTTAAGTATCAATTGCACTGGAAGTGCATGTAATACTAGTATATCTGTTAGCACTCCATCAATAAGTGCTATACCCTTGTTTCAAAAGGTCAGCTGGATATTTTAATGGTTGTTTATTTAAGAGAAAAAGAAACTTTGCTATTTTGACAACAGTGCCAGATCTTCTGTATGGCAGTTTTAGGGATCTTTTCTTGCTTGTTAAACACTACGTACTGTTTTTAACTGTAGTCCAACTTATTGTTGCGTAATTATTGATTTTTCTGCCTCGTAGGAGCTTTACCACGAGTTACATGCCTTGGATAAATATGAGCAAGATTACAGGCGGAAACTCCAAGAGGAGAAGAATTTGGTTGCAGCTCAAAGAGGTACATTTTTCTAGTACATCAAATTTTGTGGCACTTCATCATTGTGCATGGTTTTATTATGTCAAAATCAGCTTGTCTACAAACTACTTTTTTCTGCTTATGTTTAAAATGATGTGGAGATTGCTACAGCATGTTATCATCAACATTTTGTTCATGGTGAAAATTGTGACTTAATTTACTTTACCTCAGTAGGGTCAGTATGTATGTTGCTCATGTAGTTTCTGCGACTCATTTGTGACCTTACATGCCTCTCTTTACATCCAGGGGACAATCTACAAATACTACGACAAGAGCTGAAGAGCCAACAAAAGCATGTTAAAAACTTAAAGAAAAAATCACTTTGGACACGGAATTTGGAAGAGGTAAGCAGGTGGTACTGATTTACATGTGACTGTTGGGAGTATTTAATCATCATTGTCCATGAATCACCACCTTCAAGCCATGATTCTGCATTATATATCCAATGGTGTGATAAACCCTTTTGGAGTTCATATGTTCGGCTATCATAATCAACTATGTACTTATGATATCATTGAATCTGTACTTCTGCACACTAATGATCATTGAACCTGTACTTCTTCAAATATATCCACATCGACTATCATAACGATGTGTATTTTTTTACTGAGAAAAACCAACTAATCAAACCTTTGTTACAGGTTATGATGAAGCTTGTGGACATTGTCCATTTCTTGCATCTGCAAATTCATCATGCCTTTGGAAGTGCTGGTACATTTTTCCTATTTTCAcatgatgctttttttttttgcaccagCATAATAGAGGAAATCACTAAATATCTCTTTGAGGATGCAATTTTTTTGGAAATTGCTTTttcatatcattattttttatttgttatttgccTCATATCAAAATGATTCATTATATCTTCTTTCAATCGTAGATGGGGATAAACCTGTTGAAGGGTCCATCAGCGGCCAGCAAAGACTTGGGCCAACTGGCCTTGCACTGCATTATGCAAATATTATTATTCAAGTTGACACTCTTGTAAGATCCTTTTCTTTGTTTTCATATCCATTCTGCATGATAATTGTCAACACCTGTTTGTGTTTTCTGTTTTGACATTGTTCCTTGAGGTTAAATTTTCTTGGTTGGTTCAATATGGAATGTAATATGacattttttgtttcttgttcatgaaatatatcaagttaTGCATATTTGAAATGTTGAAATTATTCAGAGTATGCTCTGCATTTGTGTCTTCCttcgcatgttttgttcatataattcgATTTGGCTTCCATTTCCCCAGTTGCATTTTTGTCACTTATATAAACAGCTCTGCCTTGTATTCTTTTTTTGTGGGCATACCAACACTATGTTCTCATTATTGCTgtctttgcatttacatttttgtATTGCCTTCTATCTCTTTGATGCGCATATCGACAACATATTCTGATTATTATGTTCTCTGAGTATATCAGGTTTCACGATCAATTTCTGTGCCACCAAACAATAGGGACGCATTGTACCAAGGACTGCCACCCGGTATAAAATCTGCACTGCGGTCCAAGTTACAATCCTTTCAGGTCAAGGAAGAGGTATGTTCTCCTTGATAGCTTTTTCCCTTGCTACTAAAGGATTTCTAACCAGCATTTAATAAATCTTCATCATCTACTATTCTGTCTTTCTGTCTTTTTATTGTTGTTCTTTTATCACTTGCAGCTAACAGTTCCTCAAATCAAAGCTGAAATGGAGAAAACTTTGCAGTGGCTTGTGCCAATAGCAAACAACACAACCAGGTAATTCTAACAGCAATATACTTGAATGCGCTGTCCCAGCTCTCTGTTTGCTTATTTGGAACCTTCGATTTATCGAGTgacacttttttcttttcctatttGTCAATGCAATATGGTCATCAGAGTACACCATGGTTTTGGTTGGGTCGGGGAATGGGCAAACACAGGGTCAGTGACTGTTTCATTGCTTCCTTTTATGAAAGAATTGACATCTTTCCCATCGAAGAGTTAGCGATTTGACATTatatgcatattttaaatttcagcatCGAAATGAACCGGAGGCTTCCTGGGCATACCGACTTGATCAAGATAGAGACGCTTCATCATGCAGATAAGGACAAGACAGATGCATACATACTCGATTTGGTCCTGTGGCTCCATCACCTGATCACCCACAGCAGACCTGGGAACACAGCTCTTAGGTCTCCCAACAAGTCGCCAATTCGATCACCTAAAAAGAAGAGGTCACCTGTGTCTTCGCCCATGAACAAATCTGCCTCTCCATCTTCCAAGCTCACCCCAGAAGAGCAAAAAATGCTCCGAGATGTCGACTTCAGAAGACGCACCCTGGGGAGAAGCAAAAGCCAGGAATTCGAAATCGGCGGAGCGAGGTTGAGAAAGGATGACAGGTTGAGCAAGAGCAGCAGTCACTGCCCTAGGAACGAGATTTCAAAAGAGTTCTCCTTGATGAGGCGACAGTCTGTCGCCCCCGTTATCGATTTTGACATCGATCGGATCAAAGTTTTGGATATAATTGATAGAGTGGACAGCCTTAGCAACCTATAAGCTGAATGTTATGGATGATCCAGTTGATTGATATGGTTAGCAGACCATCTGCATCTCATGTACTTGCTTGAGGGTTGACAAGCTCTGTAATATAAACCAGACTTGTTGAAAGAGAACGAGTGAATGTATTATAAGTAATATTAGAGATGCCTATCATCATTGATTTGTGAAAATATACAAGGTGTCATTCAATCTTCATGCACAGAACATACTTAGTTAAATTAAAAGTACTTAAAATTCTTACTTCTCTTTTCTAGTGATGTCTTCTTACATTTCCTCTTACCTTTTCTTATCTAATAGTAACTATAATTCATAAGGTGGTCTTTTATGCATTTCATTCATCTTATCTCTGATGAAggctatatttttttcttatcctttctGGAAACTACACACATTCATCTCAATATTATCATTTTGACGacatatattttgtatataatattATTACTTAACTATTTAACACTTACAAATAAACTGGGATTTATCTAACCTGATAATACAAATATGGAGCCTATAACACACACAAGAATTACTAGTCTCTACCAGGCTGCCCAACTAGAGCTTAAATTTCCTCAATCCAACTCTTGTTTGCTGTGTGGCGGAGGAAGGACCAATTATGTGCATCACTCCCCTCTACTGCCCATCGCTTGAAGATAAGCATTGCTGCCAAAAGTGATGCAACTCCATTGGCAGACTGCAAAGAGCTTTACGGTGCCTGCTCCCATCTTGCCTAGTAAAAGGCCGGAAGGCAGTGAGGCAGGCCATGCCTGCTTGCTGAAGCTTTAGTGCACACTGCAATGTCGAAGCCATCATGTCAGGGAACAGGTGAAGTGCATGACAA harbors:
- the LOC135622786 gene encoding protein PSK SIMULATOR 1-like — encoded protein: MGVFCSKMAVVDRSPSEITLQNGFGGQYAFPYETHGKGQGIYKTLPQEEPKKQLSEDPYPFAAMDGFGIIESGAVEPKLSRASSQKSKTTMEKPTASGKSGTTKVSEVSSLLGRAGTVGLGKAVNMLDIVGSSMTNLNSGSGFVSGVISKGNKISILAFEVANTIVKGSNLMQSLSRKNIKHLKEVVLPSEGVQCLVSKDMLELLRIAAADKREELKVFSGEIIRFGNRCKDPQWHNLERYFDKLESDLTPQQKLKETASEEMEYLMTLVHYTAELYHELHALDKYEQDYRRKLQEEKNLVAAQRGDNLQILRQELKSQQKHVKNLKKKSLWTRNLEEVMMKLVDIVHFLHLQIHHAFGSADGDKPVEGSISGQQRLGPTGLALHYANIIIQVDTLVSRSISVPPNNRDALYQGLPPGIKSALRSKLQSFQVKEELTVPQIKAEMEKTLQWLVPIANNTTRVHHGFGWVGEWANTGIEMNRRLPGHTDLIKIETLHHADKDKTDAYILDLVLWLHHLITHSRPGNTALRSPNKSPIRSPKKKRSPVSSPMNKSASPSSKLTPEEQKMLRDVDFRRRTLGRSKSQEFEIGGARLRKDDRLSKSSSHCPRNEISKEFSLMRRQSVAPVIDFDIDRIKVLDIIDRVDSLSNL